TTTCCTCGACTCTGTTGATTTTTGAGTACATGTTCATGTCCAGTAGTTCTTGGTCACTTAGGGTGGTCTCTTTTACCCTTTTTTGTTGCATCACTCATGCCAGTTAGATCTTTGTACCAATCTTGTGCTTTGAATGTATTTAGTGATGTTGGTTGTTTAATGTATTTTGTTTGCTATTAAGATCGGTTTTATGTTCTATAATGCTGGGTTTTCATCAGATTTGCTCCATCATTGTTGTTGTATTGCTGCAGAGGTTGAAGTATATAAAAGCTTGATGAATCCTGCTCTTCTTCTGCTTCATGTTATGTAGGGCTCCATCACCATTAAGGTGTTGTTGCATTGCCCTTTGAGCATTGTACATATGGTTTTGGAGCCTATATGATCACCCAAGGGGCATCGATTCTATGACATTTGTACTTCTTTTAAGATTCAGTATCAATATTTTCTTTGAATTGTTTTAATGTCTTCTGAATCTGACAGTTTCTTTTGGGGTTTGCAGTGAGACATAGGTTCTATGACTTGCCATTCTGTTCACCAGGTTTGCTGGCTGTTAAGCGGAAATTTTGTTTGCAACAGTAGTTCTTGCTTTGTTGATGTGTTAATTCCCCTTTGTCAATTTTAATCACAGGCCATGTGACCGAGAAAAAGGAAGCTCTAGGAGAAGTTCTAAATGGTGATCGTTTGGTTGATGCACCATATGAGTTGAATTTCCGTGAGGAGAAACAGGCCAAATCTCTTTGTAAGAGAACTTTGTCAGAAGGAGATGTAGGCAAACTCAGAGATGCTGTATCAAAGGACTACTACTTTCAGATGTACTATGATGATCTGCCTTTATGGGGATTCTTGGGCAGGATCGAGAAAAATAAGCTTGACTCAAGCGAGTCCAAGTACTTGCTCTTTTTACACATTCACTTTGAAATCCTTTACAATGATGACCGTGTGATAGTAATCAATGTGCAAACTGATCCAAATTTGTCTGTCGATATCACGGATGATAAGGAAGTTGACGTGGAGTTCTCATATTCCGTCTCATGGAAGAAAACTGAGATTCCTTTTGAGAAGAGAATGGAGAAGTACTCAAAGACTTCGTTCATGCCTCATCATTTGGAGATTCACTGGTTCTCTATAATTAACTCATGCGTGACGGTCCTCCTTTTGACTGGGTTCCTTGCTACAATATTCATGCGCGTGCTCAAAAACGATTTCGTGAAGTgagaattaaatatttaatatttgtaTCTTTTGAGTCATATTACCTAGATATTTTTATTACtgcctgtgtgattgattttgcaCAATTGCCAAAGATATTCCCACGATGAAGAAAACGTTGAGGACCAAGAGGAGACTGGATGGAAGTATATTCATGGCGATGTATTCCGATTTCCAAAGAACAAATCTTTGTTTTCAGCTGTTATTGGATCTGGAACTCAGCTCCTTGCACTGTAAGAATTCATACTGTGTTTTTGAGATTTTGTCTCTGATGTCATCTAACTCTTTGTTGTATATGATAGTACGATATTCATCTTTCTCCTTGCACTTGTTGGTGTCTTTTATCCGTACAATCGGGGAGCTTTATTCACAGCACTTGTTGTAATCTACGCTCTTACTTCTGGCATTGCTGGTTATACAGCGACCTCTTTCTACTACAGCTAGAAGGGACTAACTGGGTATGAGATTAATCACTCAAGGAAAACAATTCTTTACTTTTAAGTACATTTCTGAATGTATGGTTTCATTTTTACCATTTTAAATTGCAGGTGAGGAATTTATTGTTGACCGGTTGCTTATTTTGTGGACCTCTGTTCTTGACCTTCTGCTTCCTAAACACTGTTGCTATAGTGTACAGTGCTACTGCAGCCTTGCCATTTGGCACTATACTTGTGATTCTCCTAATATGGGCACTTGTGACTTCTCCTTTGCTTGTGTTGGGTAGTGTTGCTGGTAAAAACAGTACGACAGAGTTCCAAGCTCCGTGTCGTACTGCAAAGTATCCGAGAGAAATACCTCAATTGCCATGGTACCGGGGCACCATACCTCAGATGGTGATGGCAGGGTTCCTTCCGTTTAGTGCTATTTATATTGAACTTTACTATATATTTGCCAGTGTGTGGGGCCATAAAATCTATACAATATACAGCATCCTTTTCATTGTCTTTATCATCCTCATTATTGTCACAGCATTCATCACTGTGGCTTTGACATACTTTCAACTTGCTGCCGAGGATCATGAGTGGTGGTGGAGGTAAGGCTTGTGTCCTTTTCTGCTCCACTAGATTCTAAATGATAGGGCCCTTTTTGTTTTGAAGTGGGAAATTATTCTGTAGTTGCAATTTGACCATTATTTTCTTGATAGGAACACATATGGCATACATTTTTTTCTGGCAGCCTCCTACAAGTGCATAAATGTGTTCTAGATGCAATTATCCTTTTTTGTCTTATATCCAGTTGGATTTAGATAGGATTTAATCATTGTGTAGGCTAGATGTTGCTGTCAAAGTTCTCAAGAGAGTAGTTTATCTTATTTTCATTCGGTAACATTGAAAGCTTATTATAAGAATTTCCATGACAATTAATAATTTGTCTGTGGTAACAAAACAATTTTTTTCATTCATCCTTAATCTGATTGTTTTCATTCATCCTTTATCTGATTGGTGTATGATCTTGTAGTCATCTTGGTTAAGACTCACTTTGTCATCATAATAAAGATGACATGTCTTGACTTGTGCCTAATGCTTTATAGAAACAAATTACCTATAAGATCCTGTATATCTTTCGACTAGCCATGTGCTTCAAAAGCCGTAGTTCCTTTCATATACTATCTATTTTTCAGACTCATTCAGTTTAGTTGATCATATTGGAATTGTATGATGTTTCTGCTAGTCTCGGGGTAGAATAAAATAGGTCACTACTGATCGAAAATGGATCTCCTCAAGTTTATTTAGTTTTtatatgaaatgtttcattctATAAAACATTTTGACCAATCTTCACAGGCTGCTCAGTGCTAATAAAGCATCGTTTTGTGTTTCATCTGGACAAGTATAAGCGGAAGTGTGATCCCAAAATCAAGAAATAGCTCATATATTTTGTGTTTCGTGCAGATCTGTTCTTTGTGGAGGCTCAACTGGCATATTCATCTTGTTCTACTGCATATATTTACTATCGCGCAAGATCGGATATGTCGGGTTTCATGCAAACATCGTTTTTCTTCGGCTACATGTCTTGTATCTGCTATGGATTCTTCCTTATGTTGGGGACCATTGGCTTCTGTGCGTCTTTACTGTTTGTGCGGCACATATATCAGTCGATCAAGTGTGAGTAGATCATGTTTTGCCCCAACACACGTCATGAGAATCTAGATGTTAGTGACATCAGTCTTATGTAGTGCGTTTCTGTATCTTCTATTTATGTTTCAAGAGCTCAATGCCTTGTCAAAGTCTGAGAGGTGAAAGCATCATTATGGCTGGCTTATGTACTATGGAAATTTGATTGTTAGTGCTTGTTCAAGTTCACCTCTGGCTATCAACCTATTTGGAATGCTAAAATAGACTGCAACATAACGACGGTGAACATATTGCTCCAGCATCATTTTGGTACATCCTATGTTAATGGCTCATAAATTGTATATGGTAAATATTATGAGCACAATCAGTAATACCAGTCAATAAACCATAAACAATAAtgctaaaaaaataatatgtttcCTTTTATAGGTTTGTTCTCAatttgacatatggtttgaatTCCAAGCTCTACCAAGAACATGGAGAGGTAAATCCACCACTGCAGGTTGGCCGAAAATGGCAACTGCATAGACCATGGACACAGAATCTGTTTATCTTTAACTCACAAAACCCTAACTCATGTAGACTGAAAGAACAGACACACTCTAACTGACGTTTGCAATGTTGAGATATAACAGTGAAATGCTGCTAATCCATCAATGATGAACTGCTAGGATAGTGAGTTTTACAAAATACAAAACCTAGTTTTGAAGCAAACAATGCTGATCCAACCAAGCAGACAAACCTCAACAGTGTCCAACATGCAACAGAGgcatctttttcttcaatttGTACAAAAATATCGAATGTTACAAACTAACATCCAACATACATGAATCCTAGCCTAGCGAGAAGAGCAGATTCGATGAAGGTGCTGAGGAGTTTCGAGATCAGGGATTCATATGCAATCCACTCGCCACCAGAAACAACACCAGACCAAGTTTCCAACACTAGCCAGTATCGTCGTCAGGGGAATTGCTGACGGTTGTATGTATCCTCATGCACAAAAACAGGAGTTGCCTGAGCTGGGACCCGAGGATGCCCCATTGCAATGCCTTCATTTTGCTGTGGATCCCAAGCTTGTGCAGTCTTTGATAACAAGGCAACATAGTAAATTATGCCAAGAGCAACACTTGCAAGGGACAGCACTGCCCCTCCCGAGAACACTCCGGGCTTAACAACATAGCAGTCGTTGCCGCCAAAGTACTTCCTTTCTTTACCCCGTTGGTCGTTTAAGGCAGCACCCGTTAATAACAAAAGGAAGGCTATTATGAAAGACACCCTGCATCATCACATAGTCCTTGCGATAAAAAAAACTCTCGAAATTGAACTCAAAATTAGACAACCATTAAGAGGCAAATCAAGCATATAACATTAGGCAGTGTTTAAATGGTTCTTTTAGGTTCGGATTCAATCACCAAACAATAGTGATCAAGATGAACAAGCATTAAGAAAAAGAGCTAGGAAAACATATGCTTTGTCATTCACAGACCACTTTGCCAAATTTATCAAGTGAACAACAACCTCAAGTGATCAAGAACAATGAATCATGATGGAGGAACAAAGTAGATTAATGTTAGTGTTTGCTGATGCTCTTATTTGAGAAGATTAATATAGATGTGAAAGATTTCTCCAAGGAACAGAAAGATCAATTTTTATTTCTCTCTCTCGGACACAATAGAAAAGTAATTTAACAAGTGAACTTTTGTCACGAACCATATTTCCAAAAGTAATATTACCTCATGATACTAAATTTTGATATAAACACAATTTTGTGATGTACTGTCAAGATGTTGAATCCTCCCATGGTTTATGTTCAAAATGTCTAATGTTGATACCGTGTAAATATGATACAGCAAGTAAACTACACATCTTCCATAGGAGACACATGGAGTTGGTAACTTAGGGAGTATTTTTTGGTAGATGAGAAAGTGTCAATATCCATAATAATAAGTGATAATAAAGGTAGAGGCAAGACAACTACACCCCCCTCAACCCCCACCCTTCCCCCAGTAAAATGTAATCACACTAACAAAAATTAATATgtaactatatgtgacatatcaGAAAGCATTTCCAAGATTTCAGCACAAAAATACAACGAACATGGTCGTTTACATTTCTACTACTCCAGAATGAATAATCTCTGCTACACACGATAGACAGCAAATTATACTGTATTTAACAATGAAAAGATAGTTCAAATCAACTTTAGTGCAGAAACTTACCAGGAAGCAataaaagagatcaaccctactgTCCAGTTGGAGCTGGATGGCTGAGAATGCTTCTTGCAACATATGCACCCAGCAACGGTGTTTATTATTGCCTGGGCAATCATAAGAGCCAATGCCGATATTAGACCTAGAGCTAATGCTGGGCTGTTAGGATATACACATTCACCTCCTTCTGTTGCTTTGACATCAGAAGCCTGCACAGTTGAGAATCAACTGAATCAACATACGTGCATTTGACCAAGTAGTACTATTTCTATTGGCATCGCTAAGGTTTccgcgatgaatttgctgcagccatCTATAACAAGTTATATGAGAGTGGATTCAAGCAATTCATATAAGAAAATACTGATAACACAGCTGTTCATCTAATGGTTCGAGGAaagtttaatatataaaataggaAAATGATACGAGATCCATCTACTTCGCTGCATCATGAGATATCTAAAATTTAATTGGTGTTAGATTACACTGTTCCTCCCTTTAACCTTAATCAGCAAATCCTCCCAAGATTACTTAAGGTAGCCTTTTCGATCATGATAAGACTTATCAAACCGTAGTAGGTTCCATAGTCTCTCAAGTTGAAATATTAAGCAACATAATGACATAACATCATAATTAAAAGGACAATTGGTACatgaaaaaaatcattattaccgATGCCACTATCGATATATGCAACCAGAAAGTGACCAACCAACAGAAACAGCTTAAAAAGTAAGATGAGGGCAGAGTTCAAGAATGAAACTATATGCATCTCTAAAGAATTTAAGCAAGATCCAAAGTCCAAATAGAACCATGTGTAAAGGAAATGCTTATGTGTCATTCGATTTTTAACAGGCCGTCCAATTTTTTTAACAGTCAAATACTTATGTGTTGTTTGTAGTGATTATTTTTCCACTAGCTAAGACAGTGACATATGGTTTCCCTAACTTTGATGCTCCAAATCATTCATCAGCTCTTACAAAAGACAGCATCCATGGCTGTTAATCCAAATGGTCAAAGGTAAAATAAGAAAGCCCTTTATGGATTTCAAGCTATGATATCATCAAAGTAGCTTGCATGTGGTTAAATCAAAGTTCAGGGAATACTTATACAACATATTCATGATCCTAATGAAATCAAGCAATCCTTACAATATTAACTCCCTCTCTTCTGATTCAAAGATTATTCAACATAAAACTAAAATAAAAACAAGGAACAAAATTTTGTAACACTGGGTAAACAGCTGAGGAAAACATAATCGAAGTATATATAAAAGAAAGTCATGTATCCCCGACAATGcagtataaaaagaaaaaaagatttgcCTAATCTCGATCCCGATAAATCAACTTCATCAACATGCTGCTTCATCAGTGAGCTTATCAATTAATCAGTAATGCTCCCTTTCCCCCTTTCTCTTTCAAAAGCTTCAAAGCACTTCTTAATCATTCCCTATCTACAGATCCCATCCAACTTCCTTATCTACAAGCTTTAAGGTGCTCTAAATGATTCCTTGTTCAAGAAACCTAGTTTATTCATGTACCACAATAGAAATGTTTGGTCCAATTGCAATCATAAAATGGAGATTTCACAACCAGGAATGTTTAACAGTCCTTGAGACCTTTGAACTGTAATACAATTAGGCCGAAGCATAAGTTGGCCTTCAGGAATAGGACTCGGAAAGCTTCCAAACTCCGGCAGAATCATCAAACCACCAAACTACATCACTGACGGACAAATTAAGTTTAGAAGAAAGGGGAAAACATcaggagaaggtgaggaagaagacgcCATCAAGCATCAAAGAACCCTCTTCTTGAACACAAAACCCCTCCAATACAACAAGAACAAGCCGATAGCCCTCATCGATCGGGTCATTCTTGGCAAGATCCAACTTTGCACACGACAAGGAAACAAAAAATAGAATCTTGCGAGAAGATTTTGAGGAGAGGGAAGCTGGAGACCTTGATCCTGGTGGCCTCGGCGGCGAAGCCGAGCGCGGCGGAGAGGAGCCCCAAAAATCCCACGGCCACGGACACTGCCATCGCTTTCCTCTCCATCGCCCTCGCCCGCCAATCACACTCTTCTCTGTACTACGatcgtcgagagagagagagagagagataaggaAATAGAACGAGGAAACGAGTAGCTGCTCCTTTTTCTCACGAACGCTGCGTCTCTCTCTCCTCCACACACGCAGCGGTGAAAAGAGGAAAAAGACATGGAAATCAAGACCGCCTTATACTGTAGACTGACGACCTACTTCAGTTGGAATGCGTCTTCCTTGCTGCGTCTCCGTGTGTTAGAGAAGTTAATGAATGCTTAACCGTGATTCACAATCTTTAATGGTGGGTGCTTCGAGCTGTATCACAAAGTGGAGATGCTTCCTTACCACTTACCAACATGGTAAGATTGTCTATGTTGACTTCCTTACCAATTACCAATTCTGAGATGCGTGTTGACTGCAGTTCATAACTGTTCCGATGCCGTCGGGATAATATACAGCTACAGCTTTTACAACCGTAAgtcaaaatttatatattattgaTAAGTCATACCACCTACGTGGCAGTGATCAGCAGCCACCTTAAGACTGAAATGGTGCATCCGTGCTGACATGGTATCTCGAGCTTGTGGACGATCGAAATTGTATGAGGTGGCATTGCCTTGACACGGAACCATCCGCGATGGTATAGGATAGCATCGTCCATGCCATGCAGAATGCATGGGTCGATTGTTCGAGGAATCGATTACCACTAACGAATCCCATATGACCGACCCTCGACGATATGTATAAAAGTTGATCCCCTGGCCAATGCTACGGGGGATTTATGAATACCAAAATTACCCTCAAATCCATCTTGTTCTGACTTAGGATTTAAAGGGGTCAAATAGAGAATCCCCCCCCCTCCCGACATTAACCTTTTCTTGTCAGGGAAGCGACGGAGGCATGAGCTCAAGTCCCACCTTAGGATGATCTATGAGGCGCTTCCTCGACCCGACCTGGTTCTTCTATCACCACCTTAGACTTCCACTTGGACGACCCTGTGCCTTCAAGACCGAACCATGCCGTGTTGACTCTTTGCCCATGATATAAAGCTGCATAACATTTTTGACACTAGAGGAAGTGCTGGGAAATCGCGGGTCTGCATCTTA
Above is a genomic segment from Musa acuminata AAA Group cultivar baxijiao chromosome BXJ3-4, Cavendish_Baxijiao_AAA, whole genome shotgun sequence containing:
- the LOC135635305 gene encoding protein VASCULATURE COMPLEXITY AND CONNECTIVITY-like — translated: MERKAMAVSVAVGFLGLLSAALGFAAEATRIKASDVKATEGGECVYPNSPALALGLISALALMIAQAIINTVAGCICCKKHSQPSSSNWTVGLISFIASWVSFIIAFLLLLTGAALNDQRGKERKYFGGNDCYVVKPGVFSGGAVLSLASVALGIIYYVALLSKTAQAWDPQQNEGIAMGHPRVPAQATPVFVHEDTYNRQQFP